The DNA region TAGGGCCTTTTCTGCTAGTTAAGTGGGTACGTTGCCACACTATGACAAAATCCCAAATAAAAAGCTTACACTTCGAGTAGATTTCACTTTAACCTTTAAAAAGGCAGTgtggtgcacaaagcatcccgtaTTCTCGCAGGATCCAGGGAAGTGTCACATCCCAAATagtgtgatgtagacagtctacCTTAATGCAAGCATTAATTGTTCACAGCTCAAACTCATAAACTATAGGTCACACATGGAGATAACTTACGCATTTTTaaaatttaggcgtcggtgaagtctgagtCCAAAAATGAGTTGGGTCATTGGCATATATTTTCAAGTGTGAAAAATGACCTTTAATTAGGATGACTTATTATATGATTTTTTgtttcaaaagaaaaattaccaaaaAGTACCCAATAATATTATAGAAATGGGTAAAATTTTATCTAAACCGCCATAATATCTAAATcgtactccctctgtttcaatttagatgacacactttcTTTATTAGTCcgttaaaaaaaaagaatgacacaattCTACAATTGGAAgtaattcaactttaaattcttcattttacccattttactcataatgagaagcttttataatcacacaaatgtcatggccccacaaaacttttaccccttaagcttttaagaccacaagtttcaaaaaccttcttttcttttcttaaactctgtgtcgATTCAaattacctcatctaaattgaaacggagggagtacttttTTGCCTGAAATAGAAAACCCCATTAAATCAACACTTTAGGTGGTTTTAAAAAAAGGTTCAATATCATATCACCAATAAACTATATTAAcatttaaaattataataaattaaatagttttaaaattaattaaaactagaATATATAAGAATAACATGAAAATAAAATCAGTATTTTACATGACTAGTTGATTTCAATACGAGCAAACGCAAATAACAAAATGGATCAAGACATCTTTAATATTTGAAGCTCTACAAAAAAAATGCATGAAACTGCTTttaatattaaaagaaaaaactGAAGGAGAAAAAAGATATGTACGAAATTTTAATTTCTATACAATGCTATTGGTTGAATAAGAAATCAGTACATGTTATAATCCATACTAATTGAAGGTCAtattttttacattttaaaaGTACATATAACGAACCAACTGATGTTTTGCCTTTGATTTAAATTTAAGGAGATTATTTTCCATTCACAAGGTGAAAGGGCATTATTTCCAAAACCCAAAAGATTAAGGGGGTTAAGCAAAATTTACTTCGGCTCTCGAACGTACAGAGGGGTCATAATTGCTCACATTATTAACAGTCGCATATTTGTTTGATTTTGGCTGAGAGAATAAGCAGAAGAACAAGGCATTTACACTTGCTACACACGGCTACAGAATACTTTTAGCAGGAAGCGAGGTTCAAGAGGAGTTATGATGCTATTGCCAAGAAGTAGAGAGATATAAGCTGCAAGTTAAACAAGAGTACATACGAATTGCCCTGGGAGTTGATCATACAGAACAAGGTCTAGGTGAGAGGTTAGTCAGTTCCAAGGCCTGCCATCTTAGCTCAGCAGGGAAGTCAGCAACACAGCCAATTCTTGGTCCAGCACCTGTTGACCACGCCATGGAAAGTTGATGCCCCAGTTGATACGACTTTGTGGACTTCTCGGAATGGATCCTTCGCAGTATTGCAGTCTTTGGCACATCTGCTATTGGGATATGAAGACCACCCGAGAGCGATCGGTTATACCTACTTGTTTGAGCTACCAGATTTCCATCTGATACCAAGAGAAGGCTTTCTTCCCCTTCCTTTAGAAAATCAGCTTGAGAAGGAGAATTTGATAGAGCTGAAAATTCAGATGCAGAGCCACTCTCAATAGACATCCCATCATCATAGCTTTCATAGGCTTCATTTGCCTTTCCAATCTGATGATAGAATCAGAAAAGACATGGATTATATTAGTCTAAAAATGGAGAAGTTATCATAAAGAAAGGCAAGTAAAATAATATGCAAAGTAGACAGTAAGGCAAGCATTCATGTGATATATCATTTAGTACTAAAGAAGAGCAAGATCGAGTTGAATCCTATCCTTAAGATCAAgaattttttcgttttttttttcttcctgttTTTGTAAGGAGAATAATCCCAGTTATTTGATGCCTGGCTTTGACGGGTTGGAGGGCTTGCATCGCTCCTAGATTATACTTTTCAATTTCTGACACTGTCTTGGTGCATTTCCTAATATTAATTTCATTATTACCTAAAATCTGATTGTTCAGGGCTCTGAAACATTAGGCACTAAAAGCAAAAGGAGTAAGTGACAATAGGCACAAAAAACTTCACTAACCTCGACTTCATCCAGGTTGACCCCATTTTCATTGAGAAATGATAAAAAGCTGTCAAGTCTATCTTCCGTTGGCCGATAATGTCCACTATATGCTGAAATAGACtgaaaggaataaaatgtcaaGAGTACAGCACAGCTTCAAGCAAATGACTGTAAACAGCAACTTCGATTCAGCTTTCAAGTGATGTAAAGAATTCAGGTGGCATATCCTCTTTCTTTCACACCTTTCATTTTGCAAATAAAGCTGGTGAATACATTTATGTAATGGGGAAGACAAAAAGGTAAAAACAATTTTCTTCTTCTAGAGTTTCATCTCTATAAGTCAGGGTGTATGATAAAAAGAATTTCCATAAATGTGGTTCTATAAGTGATGAAAAATATTGATTAATTAGGATGATTTTACAAACATCACACTTTAATAACTGGAGATTGTCACTGCCGTACattttctcatttgagaaactaTGAGTTGAGCATTTGGCAGTAGCCCACTTAGATTGGTTTAAGTTACCTAGTCAGACAAAAAATGTGACTAAAAGGAATGGAAATTACCTAATCAGTTTGATCTAAAAGATATGCCCTTAACTACCGCCACAAATCATTGAGAAAGTACAACTGAGTTAACAGACACAATTGAGATAATTGAGATAACAGAAATCATACGATGACTCTTCCATCCTCTACCACTAGTCTTCCAGCAGCTGAAGTAGCCCCACCAGCAAGAAAGCTGGAATGATGAAACATTCCTTTCTTTTTCTGAAAAACATTACGGAAAACAACCATATTAGGAATAACAAGGATGATCATCAAAAAGCATTTATAGAGCACCTATTTTACCACTCACTTCACCAGCATAGAGTCTTTTTGACGTGCTCATCACAAAAATCCACTTTGCCCTTGGCAACCCTTTAGTAGTATCAAGAAGATTTCCAGTTTTTGCATGCACAATTCTCCCTTCAGCAACGATATATTCATAATGTTCTCTCTCTTGCTGATTGAAGAAATATTAGGAGGAAACAATCAAGAACTGCATGCTAATATCAGCCAGTGCGACTAAAGCATAATGCAGAAGTTAATAGCTTCACTTAGGGCACAAAAATGGGCTACTTGAACATGCAAAAGAACTATATTCATATCAGATAGTGTAAAGTAGTGCTAATCAGAATCTTAAAGACTAAAGAGTGATAGTGTCCACACAAGTATTTAAGCCAGTTGTCTGTTATAACTAATGATTGACATTAAGCTTCAGGATATGCAGAGTGTAAGTAACAAAAGATTCGATACATACAGGTCCTAGGTACTTGATACTTTGCTTCTGAAGCTTAGATCTTGAACATTCGTTGAGATCAACCTTTTTGCCATCTCCAAGATCCAACCTGCAGTTTTTAGAAACTTCTAAGTAACCATACCAGAACTCCATTAGGATTCGTACATCTTATAAATAGCATCACACAATAATACATGTTGTCTTATCCATATGTCAAAGAAACTGAACCAGAAGAAAAGAGAAGCCAATAATGCAGAATGTTCTTGGACTTCATATTAAGGTAAAATAAGAATATTTCACAAAGATAAGGTGAAAGAATGCCCCAATTTCCTTTAAACTTCAAAACTTTACGAGAAGCACGTGTATTTCCTCTTGGGGTTAGAAACATTAGATAATCTTGGAGCAGATTTGCACTTATTTGGACTTTATCAAGTCGCTATGAACGGAAATCAAAAGAAGAGTTCAGGTTCTGGCGTTTGTTGCAAATGCAAGAACTAAAAAATTTCGTGTTAGAATATAAAGTGAATATGTGTTTAGATTCATACACGTCTGGATTAATTGTGCTTGAATAAGGAAAATCATGGGTTGCAGTCTCGTTATATGGTCTTGGGCAATTCTCATCCCTTGAGCTAACTTTTGGGATTAAGTTAGGTCTAAGGTCCACTTTTTTAACATTCCGGAAAAACGTTTTCGACCAAACACAATTTCCAGAaaagttttttcagtttttacaaataaAAAAGTTGGAAAGCTAAACCAAAGATTTTAGTTTTTGCAAAAAAGTGAAAAGCTTTTCTCTAAGAGTGTTTGGtggaaaaaactaggaaaaaTCTTAAACAATGAAATTTGTTTTAAACATCTTCTGAGAACAAACAATGTCAAAATTCTTACCAAAAGAAGAAGGGCTGACCAGAATCAGTTTTACACCATTCTTCATAATAAATATGCAAGTTATGCCCATAACGATGGCGTGGGTCAATCTATAGTGCAACAATACCAAggtcaaaaaaacaaaaattacaaaaaacaacaaaataaatggTGAATATTCAAAGAGCTGGGAAATGGAAGCCAGAGGGGAAAGCAAAGCACAGTGACTCACTGCTTCAATCCAGTGTTGAAATGCCAATTTTTGAGCTTTGGCATCTTTGGATAGACCTTTACCCACCTGAAAAAATAcctaaatacaattaaagttttccttatctttttcttttcttctaaatAGTTTGTGATAACCAGAAACTGCCTGAAGTTAGGTATATGAAAATGTAGCAATATATACCTTGGAAGCATTTAAGCATATGCGATTCCACCGGGAAGAGGCCGTTTCTGGTTTCAAGAAATTGAAGAAAGAAATTGTACTGTGATTCAATCGAGCATAATCTATGGCTTGCCACCTTCAAGTAAATGTACTATGATTACTCCTTTTTAGAGTGCTATTGAAATAATTACTACCTCCCTTTCAGGCTAGACAGAGCATAATAATAGACGACGGCAACAATTACAACGCCTCATCACATCACAGAATAACCAGAGTAAACAACACAAGCATACATAATTAGTCCTTTTTTGAGTGCTATGAAAATAATTACTATCCTCCCTTTCAGTGTAAGACAGAGCATAATAATAGACGACCACATCACGACAACAATTAATATGTCTCATAAGGTTCATCACAGAATAACACAGTAAACTGCACAAATACACATGATTAATACTTTTAG from Nicotiana tabacum cultivar K326 chromosome 24, ASM71507v2, whole genome shotgun sequence includes:
- the LOC107793628 gene encoding IQ domain-containing protein IQM3; the protein is MSASSNGGKYYCDRSVSNAAMKVQKVYRSYRTRRMLADSAVVAEVLWWQAIDYARLNHSTISFFNFLKPETASSRWNRICLNASKVGKGLSKDAKAQKLAFQHWIEAIDPRHRYGHNLHIYYEEWCKTDSGQPFFFWLDLGDGKKVDLNECSRSKLQKQSIKYLGPQEREHYEYIVAEGRIVHAKTGNLLDTTKGLPRAKWIFVMSTSKRLYAGEKKKGMFHHSSFLAGGATSAAGRLVVEDGRVISISAYSGHYRPTEDRLDSFLSFLNENGVNLDEVEIGKANEAYESYDDGMSIESGSASEFSALSNSPSQADFLKEGEESLLLVSDGNLVAQTSRYNRSLSGGLHIPIADVPKTAILRRIHSEKSTKSYQLGHQLSMAWSTGAGPRIGCVADFPAELRWQALELTNLSPRPCSV